The DNA sequence CCTTTTTCCACTGCCATTTTGGCTTCAAAGTCAGGGGTTCGTTTAGTAACTCCAACAATTTGCATGTCATCCTGACAGGCCACTGCGTCTGCCACTCTTTTTCCAATAGTACCGTATCCATTTATCCCTACGTTTTTCATTATAAAATCCCCGATATAGTAATTATATTTAAAATATGTATCTAGTTTAGAATATTATAAATTTTATGATTTAATTTTTCATATTATAAAAAAAACCAGATTATTTAATCAAATTATTAGCTAAGTTAACATAATCGATTTTTAAATTAAATTCATCTATAATCGTTTATACTTAAAAAAGAATAAATTTAAAAAATTTATATCAGCCTTATAAAGGCTGTTACTTCTAGTTATTCCATTGCATCGAGTTTTTCAGGTAAGTAAGTTTCAACCACATACTCTAATCCGTACTTGGAGAAGGATTGTTGTTCTGCTTTTTTCCCTATCTTGAGCATTTTTTTGATTTCCACTTGCCAAGCATCGTCTTTGTATCTGGGGTCTTTTGAAAGTTCTTTAAGCCTTAAAACATCGATATCTTTCAGGGGATCGGTGGGAAGATCGTAGTTAATAATATCTGATGCGGTAACACCCATGAATCTAGCATCAGGAGTGGCCAGTTGATGGTTTACATGGGCTAATTTAGCACTTCCACTAATTATAACCATGGCAATGTGGAATCCCCATGGATCTCCGTCGTTCATAATATAAACTGGTAAATTAAGCTCATTATTGACACGTTTAAGGAAACGCCGGGTTGCACGAGCAGCTTGACCTTTTAAACCAACAATTAGCGTATTAAATTTTTTATAAGCGTCTTCTTGAACCATCCTATGGAACATACCCATGGTTTCCACGGCAATAACTCGTTCCACGTCGTGATCCAGAAATTTCACTTCATCAATGGTGGGGGATATGGTATAACCTGATTTTCCTGCTTTAAGCGCGTTTATTTCCACATCATCATCTTGAAGTGTGATATTTCCGTAAACTGAAGCCCCGTCTTCTTCAGGCATCAGGCCCAAGTCTTCACGGGTCATTCCCAATGTGACTTCCAAGTCTTCGCCAACAATATTCGATTCTTGCTGCTCTCCGAAGTCCACATCCCATCCTTCAGAAACATAGTACATCTCCCTTAAAGTGGCAGTTTTTCCCCTGCGAACCAGATCCTTGCAAAAATTGGCTACGTATATCATCTGAGCCATCTTGGTTATCTGTTTCACATTACCTAGGGATCTTTTACCATAGCGATCCCCCAGCACATAGTAACGTTTTTCATTATCATAAACTATGTTAGATGTTCCTCGTGATGGAACTTTAATTGTAGGAACGTTGTTTTTTTCAACGTCTTCTAATATTATCTCACCCAAGCTTTTGAGTTTGTTAACAGTGATATCTTTTTTATTCATCTTCAACCACGCCTTCGTATTTTGCTCTGCGTGTAACTTTTGCTAGTACGGCATCATATTCTGGAACATCCTTTTCAGCCAGCACTGCTGCTTCACGAATTATAACTGGAACCAAATTTTCAAATACTTTTGCACGTAATGCTTCTTCTTTCGCAGCTTTTTTAGCGCGTATATATTTTTGCATGCTTCTAGCGATTTTCATGGTTGCTTGTCGGACTTCATGCAGAATTTCTGGTTCAGGTGCCACACTTTGCTTACCTGTTGAAAGGTAGGGCACATTAGTGGAGATGATGTTGACAAAAATGGTCATAGGAGCATTATCCATGTCTTTTATCCCATAACGTTTCCAGTCCACACTTTTAAGAGCTTCAGTTATGGCACAACTGCCCTGATCAAAGGCCAAAGGCACTCGGTTGGCAAATCGCATGATTTCTGCTTTTTTTTGCTCTCCAACCATTCTTCCTGAATCTCCACCATAAGATATGCCGGCTTCAATGATAAAAGAAACTCCTCCACGGAATGTTTTAGGTTTTCGGGTAGTGGTTGCCACGAATTCAGGATTCAAAATCTCTCTTATTCCTTTTTCTATCTGTTCTTTCCCTATTGGTATAAGTCCAGAGGTTGGGGGTGCCATAAAGTCCATTTTGGCAAATGTTTCCACGATTTGTTCTGCTTCCTCCCATTTCATGTCCTTGGGACGCTTGTTAAGATCGATTCCAGTAGTTTTTTCAATCTCTTTCACTCGTTTGGTGGACATCCTGGAAAGGTTACTAGTTAATAGGCTGCGGAAACGACGTTTATCAGTATGTTTTGCCATGAATATCAAGTCATCAGCAGTTACTCCTTTGGGGTGCGGAAGTACCTCCTTAGGTAATGGGGGGATAAAATCTGCAGCTCGATTAAAAATATATTTGTGTCCCGTAGGGTCTCTGAAAGTGATCTTAGCATGTGGATTGCCGATCATGGTTCTACGAATGTATTCATAGGCTCCTTGTTCTGAAAGTGAATATGAAACATCTTTAAATTGCAATTCTATGGAAACTCCGGTGGATTGCACTTCAACATCCTTTCTCTCAAGTATTAATCCCTTATTTTTCTTTACATCCATCTTAAAGGTCATTTCCACACCTTTAAGAGTGTCACCATCTTTATAGCCGGACACAACTTTAGCTGGCTTTCCGGTGGTCATTTGTGATAACAAAACACACCCACTGCACCCTAACCCCTGCTGCCCGCGGGATTGGATGTTCCTGAACTTGGAACCAGCAAACATGGTGCTGTATACTCTGGTGATATAATCTTCAGGGATTCCTGGTCCATTATCGGTATGTCTAAGTATGTAATGATCTTTATCTAAACGTTTGAGGTCTATCTTTATTTCTGGAAGTATTCCTGCCTCTTCTGATGCATCTAGGCTGTTAGTAATTAATTCATGGAATACCATGGTTAAAGACCGGATTTTACCAGAAAAACCCAGCATCTGTTTATTTCTTCTGAAAAATTCAGATGCAGTCAGTTCTTTAAATTCCTCAAATAGTTCAGCTGCTTCTCGCTCCAAACTATGCCTCCTTTAATTGATTTATTATTTTTTTGATAATTTATTTTATGTTCATATAGATGGGTTCATTTTAATTTCTCTAAGTTTCATCTCTTGTTTTTTACGTTCCAGAAACGAGTATACTGTTTTATGTCTAGCACCATCCAAAATCATTTCAACAGCTTCTTTGGCAATTTGTAAATGTTCCATATCACCAATAATTGAGACAGTTTTTCCATAAATCGAAACATGTGTTCCAGTCATTTCAGTGATTATATTCCGGGTTTTCCCATCTTTGCCAATGATACGTCCTTTCTGTCTTAAAATTGCCTTTTTTGACTTACCAACATAATCAGGAAGGTTAATGATCTCTAACATTACCTCGTCATCAATTAATTTAAGGGCTATTCCTGGATTAAAACCTCTACCTATTGCTTTAACCATATAGCGGGCTTTCCACACAGATAAAGGATCTTCTGATTCTTTGTGTGGCGATATGGCCACACTACCAGCTTCACTGTCAACATCAATGATAGTCTGACTTGTTTTTTCAATAGTTTCTTTGGTTTTTCCTTGTGGCCCAATAAGAACCCCTACCCTTTCCTTGGGGATCTTTAAATATTCTGTGTTAGGCAATTTTTCACCTCTACTTTTAAAAAGATATTACATTATCTTTTAAGATATACTTTTCTATCCTCATAAATCCTTAATCTTTCTTTTAACATCATCTTTAGACATTTTGATACCTATTTTTTTAAAATCTTTGATTAAATTGTTAATATCTCGGTTTAAAAGCTCATTTGACAAGGGATGATCAACCACTAGGCTTTGGGATAGATCAATTATGACCGGTTCATCATGGTGTATTAAAATATTGAAGGCAGACAAATCTCCGTGCACTATTTCTGCATCGTTATATAGTTTTTTAACATATTCAATAATTTTTTCAACTATATTATCTGGATTTGAAATTTTTGTCTGTTGCATGAGGCGAGCTGGTGTGCCATTTTTGTCTCCTATAAATTCCATAACAAGAATATTTTTTTTTGCAATTAATGGTTTGGGAACTCGCACTCCAGCATTGTATGCTCGGTTAAGATTTTTAAATTCTTTTAAAACCCAGTTATTAATTAGTTGACGTTTACTATTGCTACGAATGTTAAACCGAGGATCGCCCTGAATATAATATTGCATTTTTTTAAAGTCAGAAGTGGTAACCCGATAAATTTTGACTGCAACCAAATTACCGTCTTCATCAGCACCTTTAAAGACATTTGCCTCTTTCCCAGTACTAATTGCTCCATTTAAAAGGTGAATATGGCCTTGATTGGCCAATTTATACAATGTTTGGAGGGTAATCCGATCGAACACCTCACTCCCTACTCGTCTGTCTTCAACACTCTTCAAGCGTTTGACTTCCCTCATTTTCTGAAGGTGAATATCTGACTTATCAACAGGAGATTCCATATTTAGCACTTGGATTATATTTCTCTTTTAGGTTAGGTGTGGGGTTTTTTTTTATTCTTATTGAAATAAATTAGGTAATGTATAAACAATTTAATATTCCTCAGAATTAAAAAAGGGAATATATTACCAGAAATTGTTATAAAAAAAACCTAAACATTAATTTAGCATGTTTTAATAAAAAATGGAGGTTTAACGATTTAATAAAACATGAAATTAAAGATTTTATAGTTTTAGGAATCCTCGACGTTCTAAATAGTTAGATTCGGTGCGTGTATATCTCCAAATAACGTCTGCCTTTTCATCGCTTTGGAAGTCCCACGGTTTAATTAGAACTACGTCACCTTCTCTGATCCAGATTCTTTTTTTCATTTTTCCGGGAATTCGGCAAAGTCTAGTTTTACCATCGGCACATCTTACTTTAAGCTTCCCATGCCCCATAATTTGTTCCACAACACCTGGTATTTCACCCTTTCTAGGGGATCTCACCCTCCGAAATTCTTGTGATTGTTGATCACGACCACTTCCTCTGCTCAAATACTCTCCTCCTTCTTATAAAATGGCGATAAGTTAAAAGATCAACCGAATAAAGATCATATAATAAGTATTATGGCAATTTATTGAAGTTTAGTTAAACCTTCTGGTAATCAAATAAACTTTCATAATAGGATTTTATTGACTCAACACAGTATTGATCATTTAATCTGCATATTGATCATTTATCTTCTTTTTTATATTGTGTTTTAAAGGTATATAAAAAAATCGTATTTTCCAATTGTGTGAATTTTATAAATCAAAATATTGTAAGTTTCAGTTATACATTGTAATAGTTTCCATAAAAAATATATTTAGATAAATCAATTAATTAATTATCATAATTCATTTTTTATTTTAAAATTTGAAGGGAGTTTTACCAATTATTATATAAATATAAATTAGGAATATATGGAAGATGGTGATCAAATTTGGGAAAAATTTTTGATTCCATTTTTAATCCTGAAAATAAAACCTGAAGATATATTAAATATGAATTTATTGGGTTTTTTAATGGGATGAATTGTAAATATACTTTTTCAATAAGGTTAATAAGAGTTGAATAAATATGGCAAAAGTTAAAGGAACTAAAAAAAGAACTAGAGCAAAACATAAAAAACCAGGAAGTAAAAGAGGAAGAGGGGTTAAAAAATCGTGAATTTGATAGGCTTTGAATATGATTCGCTTTTAAATTGACATCCTTTTTAAGTTATAAAGTCTTTTTTTTTTATTTGGTTAATCCAAATTTTTCAAATGGATTAATTATTTTTCATTATTCCAGCAGTGAAATGTTTAATAATAATTGTAATTAGAATTAATCTTAAATTTATTTAAGAAAAATTAAACTGGGGAAACCATGGGAAATGTTTTTTTGAATTTAATGGACCAAGATGAAGTGAAAAAAATTATTGAATCACTTAAAATCTACAGAAAGATTGAAAAAATTGATTTGTCGGATGTTTATCAACGTATTTTGGCTGAAGATATTTATGCAGTAATAGATCTTCCACCCTTTGATCGTGCAGCAATGGATGGCTATGCAGTAAGAGCTCAGGACACGTTTGGAGCTTCAGAAGATAACCCCTTATCTTTAGATCTAATTGAAAAGATTGGTGCAGGTGATGTTCCTTTAAAAAAAGTGGCAAAAGGTAAATGTACTGAAGTTGGAACAGGCGCCCCAATGCCGGAAGGTGCTGATGCAGTGGTTATGGTTGAGTTCACAAATTTAGAAGATGAAACTGTTCAGATTTATGAAGCAGTGGCTCCTGGAATGAATGTGTCTGCTCGGGGATCAGATATGAAAAAAGGAGAAAAACTTCTTTCTGAAGGCAGCCTACTAACTCCTGAAAGGATAGGTGCGTTAAGTGCTATTGGAATGTCACAAATTCCAGTTTTCTCTAAACCAACAGTAGCCGTGATTTCAACAGGTAACGAACTAATTAAACCTGGTCAAGAACTTAAATATGGGAAATTATACGATATCAACTCTGAAACTATTTCTAATGCTGTTAAAGCTTGCGGATGCATTCCAATTATTTCTAAAATAGTTAAAGATGATTATGATACTATAAAAAATAAAATACATGAATTTAAAGATACTGATATTATTATAACATCTGGAGGTACTTCTGCAGGTGCAGGAGATGTTTTGCGTCAAGTTGTTGATGATATGGGTCGGGTCTTGGTACATGGAATTTCAGTTAAACCTGGTAAACCTACTTTGATAGGCACATTACCAGGGGGTGATGGTGACATAATCCTGTTCGGACTTCCAGGATATCCTGTGTCTGCATTAATGATTTTCAATGCCTTTGTAGCGCCTTTTTTAAGAGAAATAGCTGGTAATTCTGGACACCAGCAGAAAAAAGAATTTTTAACACTTAAATTATCCCGAAGATATCATTCTGCAAGGGGACGAAGCCACTATGCCCTTGCAAAGATTAAAGATAATCTTGCTATCCCCATATTAAAGGATTCAGGTGCCATAACCGCACTCGCAGAGGCTGATGGCTATTTTGAAGTTCCAAAAAATGTGGAAATCATTGAAAAAGGTGAGAAGATCCAATTAATACCATTCCATAATCTTTAATTAAAATTTTTATTTTAATGTTTTTTATAAATAATTGAGATTAATATATCAGGACAACAGTAAACCTAATAAACATCAAAAATATCGCCTAAAACTGCTTTTTTCTTGGTTTTAACAAGTTTAGGTATTTTGCCAAGGGTGCCGGCAGCTTCGCCCACCACTACCATCAATCCTCGGAAATACATGCGAAATTCTTCAGCTTTATCCAGACAGTTTTCAATTATTTCACGATTACTATTGCCTGTGGCATGATTTGCTATGGATGTTGCCAGTGCATCTGCAGTGCTGGCATGAGAAGCGAAAATTGTAACTGAATCTGCTTTCCCAAAGCTGATGGAGTGACCAACTGTGGCAGATGATGTGCATATTCCCATTGGTGTTTTTTGGTGCTTAATTTTAAAACCAATTTTCCCGGAAAGAGAGGATTCACCAGCATACAATCCCATTATCACATCTTTGTTAGTTTTAAGAGCCACATCCCCACCATTATCAACTATAACATATTGTGCACCATTTTTTAGCAAAAAATTTAGAGACAGTTCTGATATTGTCCCTGCAACTGCAGCCATAGGTCCAACTTCAGCTATTTCTGCTGCTTCAGCCATCATTTTTACTATGAGTGGTGCTTCACCAACTTTTAAAGGTTCTAAACTGATTTGAAATTCTTTATGTTTCCAAATATAACTTTTCAGTGCTTTACGCTGTTGAATAATAAAGTTATCTACACCAGATGGTTCTATATCTGATTGGAGCATTATGTTTGTTTCCTCGATAAGGATCCTTTTATTTATCATCATTTACAAGATAGGTAGAAGCAACAGATAAACTATTTAGATTGGGAAGTTAAACTAAGAAATAGTGTATATTTTACGCATAATCCGATGAATAGTTTTGCTGTGGAATGGTGGTAGGAAAAATGTTTAACAGAATGAATGATTCAAATCCAGGGGAAAGGGTTGTTTTTGAAACCCGACCCCGATTTCTGGCCAACATGAAATCAACCATTCTTAAATTGGTAATTTTAGTGGGGATATTTTACTATTTCCGGACAATAATAGCAGCAGCAATAATACTACAAGAATATGTGGTACAGATGGTATGGCTGCCTCTTATTCAGGGAATATTTTATTTATTATTGCTAATCATTATCTTATTGATCTTGTCCATAATTTTTGAAATTCTTTCATGGAGGGGGAAGAAGTACCAGCTTACTAATCAACGAGTTGTAATCCAAAAGGGAATTCTCAGAAGGAAAAGATCATCTATCCAGTACCCTAAGATACAAGACATTGAAATTTCTCAGGGTATAGTAGACAGAATTATTTCAGCAGGAGATATAGAGATATATGGGGGTCATGAGCACACCAACATTGTTTTAGAAGATATTCCAAATCCCCGAGAAGTGGAAGACATGATCGACCGTGTCATGTTAGGGGAAGAGGTTGGGTTCAAAACCCAGCGTAGAAAAACACCCAAAAGATCCATAATTGAAGAATATGACAAAAAGTTTAAAAGATAGTCAGATGAATATTGCATTGTTATAATTCCTTATAGTGGCAGTAATGCTCGATTATTTTGATTTTTTATTATAACTTTGTGAATTATTTAAAGATAAAACTATAATGTTAGTGTTGATATGAAAAACTATGATGTAGTGGTAGTTGGTGCTGGCCCCATAGGTTCAACATTCGCCAGGTCCATGGCAGAAAAGGGATTTAAAGTAGCAATACTGGAGAAAAAGAAGGAAATTGGCGTTCCACTTCAATGTGCCGGGCTTCTAGGTAAGAAAATAAAGAAAGTGAATATTTTACCGGATGAATTCATCATTAACTCTGTTCATGGTGCTTTTTTACACTCTCCAGTTGACACAGTACTTTCTGTAAGCAAAAAAACGCCAGAAGCTTATGTGCTAGATCGTGTTGGTTATGATAAGTTTTTAGCTGAATTAGCATCAAATTCGGGTGTGGACATTTTCTTTAACCATAAAGTAGCGAAAGTAGATTCTATAAATGGGGTTGTCTACCTAAAAAATAGTGAAATAACAAAAATATCAGGCAACGTAATTGCAGGGGCTGATGGTCATTCTTCTATTGTGTCACAATCTTTTAATTCGCCAGCAGACTCTTTTCAAGCAGCTCAATATTTAGTAGATGCCGGGGAAAAAAGATTTAACAATGATTTTGTACATCTTTATGTTGATTCAAAAATTTCTCCAGGATTTTTTTGGACAATTCCTTTATCTGAAAGCACAGCCCGAATTGGACTTTTTGCTGATGCCAATTATCCTGATTTGACTAATTATTTAAATGAACTAATCAGCAAAAGGCCTGAACTCAGTGGAGTTACCATTTTAAAAAAATATTATGGCGTAATCCCTAAACAAGACCCACATAAGAGTCTGGTTAAGGATAAAGTTATTCTGTTGGGTGATGCTGCATCCCAAGTTAAACCAACAACCGGGGGTGGACTGATAATGGGATTCACCTCTGCTGAAATGGCATCAAATGTAACATCTCAAGCATTAGAAGCTGAAAACACTGCCATGCTTGAAAATTATTCTAAACTATATCGCGATAAATTCAAAAAAGAGTTAAAAGTACAACTCATGGTTCATAAGGTTTTCAAATCTCTCAGTAACTCTGATTTGGAATATATGTTTATAAAACTTAAAGAAGAAGGAGCAGAAGATATTATATCCGAATATGGGGATATGGATACGCAATCGCCTCTGATTAAAGAAATGATTAAACAGGGAATAATTTTTTCCATCCTCCCCAAAATGTTATCCCGGAGGCTATCCGGCCTATGGAAGTAGCTCTAATTTTATCTCAAGAACATCAAACACTTCCCAAGGCAGAAGTCGAAGCAGTACTTGAATGTGAGGAAATCACTTACTCTATAAAAAAATACTGCGATGGAGTTCTTCTTCTAAATATTCCTGAAAAATATCTGAAAAATCTGCCAAATATTTCTCGGAGACTTTCATATACTCATGAAATGATTCACATCATTCTCAGTGCAGATGAAAACAAATTACTTTCAGAAGCAAAAAAGTATCCCTGGGAAAAATATGTCCAATCTGATTATGCAGTAAGAGTAAAGAAGATGGATAGAAGATCCTCACACAACACTTCAAATT is a window from the Methanobacterium sp. genome containing:
- a CDS encoding DNA topoisomerase IV subunit A, producing the protein MNKKDITVNKLKSLGEIILEDVEKNNVPTIKVPSRGTSNIVYDNEKRYYVLGDRYGKRSLGNVKQITKMAQMIYVANFCKDLVRRGKTATLREMYYVSEGWDVDFGEQQESNIVGEDLEVTLGMTREDLGLMPEEDGASVYGNITLQDDDVEINALKAGKSGYTISPTIDEVKFLDHDVERVIAVETMGMFHRMVQEDAYKKFNTLIVGLKGQAARATRRFLKRVNNELNLPVYIMNDGDPWGFHIAMVIISGSAKLAHVNHQLATPDARFMGVTASDIINYDLPTDPLKDIDVLRLKELSKDPRYKDDAWQVEIKKMLKIGKKAEQQSFSKYGLEYVVETYLPEKLDAME
- the top6B gene encoding DNA topoisomerase VI subunit B, whose translation is MEREAAELFEEFKELTASEFFRRNKQMLGFSGKIRSLTMVFHELITNSLDASEEAGILPEIKIDLKRLDKDHYILRHTDNGPGIPEDYITRVYSTMFAGSKFRNIQSRGQQGLGCSGCVLLSQMTTGKPAKVVSGYKDGDTLKGVEMTFKMDVKKNKGLILERKDVEVQSTGVSIELQFKDVSYSLSEQGAYEYIRRTMIGNPHAKITFRDPTGHKYIFNRAADFIPPLPKEVLPHPKGVTADDLIFMAKHTDKRRFRSLLTSNLSRMSTKRVKEIEKTTGIDLNKRPKDMKWEEAEQIVETFAKMDFMAPPTSGLIPIGKEQIEKGIREILNPEFVATTTRKPKTFRGGVSFIIEAGISYGGDSGRMVGEQKKAEIMRFANRVPLAFDQGSCAITEALKSVDWKRYGIKDMDNAPMTIFVNIISTNVPYLSTGKQSVAPEPEILHEVRQATMKIARSMQKYIRAKKAAKEEALRAKVFENLVPVIIREAAVLAEKDVPEYDAVLAKVTRRAKYEGVVEDE
- a CDS encoding RNA-processing protein (similar to yeast Dim2p protein that is essential for 40S ribosomal subunit; structural studies show binding to 3' end of 16S rRNA in complex with archaeal IF2 alpha), with the translated sequence MPNTEYLKIPKERVGVLIGPQGKTKETIEKTSQTIIDVDSEAGSVAISPHKESEDPLSVWKARYMVKAIGRGFNPGIALKLIDDEVMLEIINLPDYVGKSKKAILRQKGRIIGKDGKTRNIITEMTGTHVSIYGKTVSIIGDMEHLQIAKEAVEMILDGARHKTVYSFLERKKQEMKLREIKMNPSI
- a CDS encoding serine protein kinase RIO — encoded protein: MESPVDKSDIHLQKMREVKRLKSVEDRRVGSEVFDRITLQTLYKLANQGHIHLLNGAISTGKEANVFKGADEDGNLVAVKIYRVTTSDFKKMQYYIQGDPRFNIRSNSKRQLINNWVLKEFKNLNRAYNAGVRVPKPLIAKKNILVMEFIGDKNGTPARLMQQTKISNPDNIVEKIIEYVKKLYNDAEIVHGDLSAFNILIHHDEPVIIDLSQSLVVDHPLSNELLNRDINNLIKDFKKIGIKMSKDDVKRKIKDL
- the eif1A gene encoding translation initiation factor eIF-1A; amino-acid sequence: MSRGSGRDQQSQEFRRVRSPRKGEIPGVVEQIMGHGKLKVRCADGKTRLCRIPGKMKKRIWIREGDVVLIKPWDFQSDEKADVIWRYTRTESNYLERRGFLKL
- a CDS encoding molybdopterin molybdenumtransferase MoeA, producing the protein MGNVFLNLMDQDEVKKIIESLKIYRKIEKIDLSDVYQRILAEDIYAVIDLPPFDRAAMDGYAVRAQDTFGASEDNPLSLDLIEKIGAGDVPLKKVAKGKCTEVGTGAPMPEGADAVVMVEFTNLEDETVQIYEAVAPGMNVSARGSDMKKGEKLLSEGSLLTPERIGALSAIGMSQIPVFSKPTVAVISTGNELIKPGQELKYGKLYDINSETISNAVKACGCIPIISKIVKDDYDTIKNKIHEFKDTDIIITSGGTSAGAGDVLRQVVDDMGRVLVHGISVKPGKPTLIGTLPGGDGDIILFGLPGYPVSALMIFNAFVAPFLREIAGNSGHQQKKEFLTLKLSRRYHSARGRSHYALAKIKDNLAIPILKDSGAITALAEADGYFEVPKNVEIIEKGEKIQLIPFHNL
- a CDS encoding UPF0280 family protein, which codes for MINKRILIEETNIMLQSDIEPSGVDNFIIQQRKALKSYIWKHKEFQISLEPLKVGEAPLIVKMMAEAAEIAEVGPMAAVAGTISELSLNFLLKNGAQYVIVDNGGDVALKTNKDVIMGLYAGESSLSGKIGFKIKHQKTPMGICTSSATVGHSISFGKADSVTIFASHASTADALATSIANHATGNSNREIIENCLDKAEEFRMYFRGLMVVVGEAAGTLGKIPKLVKTKKKAVLGDIFDVY
- a CDS encoding PH domain-containing protein, translating into MFNRMNDSNPGERVVFETRPRFLANMKSTILKLVILVGIFYYFRTIIAAAIILQEYVVQMVWLPLIQGIFYLLLLIIILLILSIIFEILSWRGKKYQLTNQRVVIQKGILRRKRSSIQYPKIQDIEISQGIVDRIISAGDIEIYGGHEHTNIVLEDIPNPREVEDMIDRVMLGEEVGFKTQRRKTPKRSIIEEYDKKFKR
- a CDS encoding geranylgeranyl reductase family protein, translating into MKNYDVVVVGAGPIGSTFARSMAEKGFKVAILEKKKEIGVPLQCAGLLGKKIKKVNILPDEFIINSVHGAFLHSPVDTVLSVSKKTPEAYVLDRVGYDKFLAELASNSGVDIFFNHKVAKVDSINGVVYLKNSEITKISGNVIAGADGHSSIVSQSFNSPADSFQAAQYLVDAGEKRFNNDFVHLYVDSKISPGFFWTIPLSESTARIGLFADANYPDLTNYLNELISKRPELSGVTILKKYYGVIPKQDPHKSLVKDKVILLGDAASQVKPTTGGGLIMGFTSAEMASNVTSQALEAENTAMLENYSKLYRDKFKKELKVQLMVHKVFKSLSNSDLEYMFIKLKEEGAEDIISEYGDMDTQSPLIKEMIKQGIIFSILPKMLSRRLSGLWK